Proteins encoded within one genomic window of Blattabacterium cuenoti:
- the rplA gene encoding 50S ribosomal protein L1 has product MSKKLTKNRKKILEKINNHKKYSLEEASILVKKISFVNFDASIDISVHLGIDTKLPNQMIRGFVKLPHGTGKNIRILALVPKDKELEVKEAGADYVGLGYIEKIKSGWTKNIDIIITIPSVMPQLGSLGKILGPRGLMPNPKLDTVTMNPGKSIKEIKSGKISFKADRYGIIHVSIGRVSFSHQYLFNNAKEFLNKIIRSKPSSCKKGSYIKSIYLSTTMSSSILVDSKSFIL; this is encoded by the coding sequence ATGTCAAAAAAATTAACTAAGAATAGAAAAAAAATTTTAGAAAAAATAAATAATCATAAAAAATATTCTTTGGAAGAAGCATCTATTCTTGTTAAAAAAATTTCATTTGTTAATTTTGACGCTTCTATAGATATTTCTGTTCATCTAGGAATAGATACAAAATTACCAAATCAGATGATAAGAGGATTTGTAAAATTGCCACATGGAACAGGGAAGAATATTCGTATTTTAGCTTTAGTTCCTAAAGATAAAGAATTGGAAGTGAAAGAAGCTGGAGCGGATTATGTAGGATTAGGTTACATAGAAAAAATTAAATCTGGATGGACAAAAAATATTGATATTATAATTACTATTCCATCAGTAATGCCTCAATTAGGATCTTTAGGAAAAATACTTGGACCTAGAGGTTTAATGCCAAATCCTAAATTAGATACAGTGACTATGAATCCAGGGAAATCTATTAAAGAAATCAAATCTGGAAAAATATCTTTTAAAGCAGACCGTTATGGAATTATTCATGTTTCTATTGGAAGAGTTTCTTTTTCTCATCAATATTTATTCAATAATGCAAAAGAATTTCTAAACAAGATTATTAGAAGTAAACCTTCCTCTTGTAAAAAAGGTTCTTATATAAAAAGCATTTATTTATCCACGACCATGAGTAGTAGTATTTTAGTGGATTCCAAAAGTTTTATTTTATGA
- a CDS encoding TraR/DksA family transcriptional regulator has product MEEKVRKRYYSMKERKEFRQLIIEKLEKAKKNLALLKESFSNDQNNNGTDDTYPTFKAFEEGSETLSKEQNAQIMEHLQKFIQSLNSALIRVSNKDYGICRVTKKLIPKERLIAVPHTTLSIEGKRQVEESKKNF; this is encoded by the coding sequence ATGGAAGAGAAAGTAAGAAAACGATATTATTCTATGAAAGAAAGAAAAGAGTTTCGTCAACTGATAATTGAAAAATTAGAAAAAGCTAAAAAAAATTTAGCTCTGTTAAAAGAGTCATTTTCTAATGATCAAAATAATAATGGAACAGATGATACTTATCCTACATTTAAAGCTTTTGAAGAAGGATCAGAAACGCTAAGTAAAGAACAAAATGCTCAGATTATGGAACATTTACAAAAATTTATACAAAGTTTAAATTCTGCTTTAATTAGAGTATCTAATAAAGATTATGGAATTTGTCGTGTAACAAAAAAATTGATTCCTAAAGAACGTCTTATAGCTGTTCCTCATACTACTTTGAGTATTGAAGGAAAAAGACAAGTAGAAGAAAGTAAAAAAAATTTTTGA
- the rplK gene encoding 50S ribosomal protein L11, which yields MKKKIIKRIKIQKINGGNATPSPPIGPILGSAGVNIMEFCKQYNSLTKSRKGQICPVIITVYEDKSFSFFIKKPPVSIQILNLIQLEKGSNEPNRSKIGRISLDQIKTIAKNKMEDLNCFSIESAVSMISGTARSMGIEVYEKK from the coding sequence ATGAAAAAGAAAATAATAAAAAGAATTAAAATACAGAAAATAAATGGAGGAAATGCTACCCCTTCTCCTCCTATAGGACCTATTTTAGGAAGTGCAGGAGTGAACATTATGGAATTTTGTAAGCAATATAATTCTCTAACTAAAAGTAGAAAAGGACAAATATGTCCAGTAATTATTACAGTATATGAAGATAAATCTTTTTCTTTTTTCATTAAAAAACCTCCAGTTTCTATTCAAATACTTAATTTGATTCAATTAGAAAAAGGATCAAATGAACCCAATCGTTCTAAAATAGGAAGAATAAGTTTAGATCAAATAAAAACAATAGCAAAAAATAAAATGGAAGATTTGAATTGTTTTTCCATTGAATCTGCTGTCTCTATGATTTCTGGAACAGCCCGTTCAATGGGGATAGAAGTTTACGAAAAAAAATAA
- the rplJ gene encoding 50S ribosomal protein L10 yields the protein MKKKEKKRKELLELVSIISDYNTIYLIDISDLNSNQISILRKNFYEFSIRMKVVKNTLLKKALEKIKNKKLDSFFSILNGNTSVLFSNSGSSIPSKIIKNFHVIEKIEKPYLKGAYAEESFYFGNKDLDLLINIKSKKDFIIDILNMLKNPIRDVIFYLKLGESKIFRILKELSQKKNNK from the coding sequence ATGAAGAAAAAAGAAAAAAAAAGAAAAGAATTATTAGAATTAGTTTCTATTATATCTGATTATAATACAATATATTTAATTGATATTTCTGATTTAAATTCTAATCAAATTTCTATTCTTAGAAAAAATTTTTATGAATTTAGTATTCGAATGAAAGTTGTAAAGAATACCTTATTGAAAAAGGCTTTGGAAAAGATTAAAAATAAAAAATTGGATTCTTTTTTTTCTATTTTAAATGGAAATACTTCTGTTTTATTTTCTAATTCAGGAAGTAGTATTCCATCTAAAATTATAAAAAATTTTCATGTTATAGAAAAAATAGAAAAGCCTTATTTAAAGGGAGCTTATGCTGAAGAATCTTTTTATTTTGGAAATAAAGATTTGGATTTATTAATTAACATAAAATCTAAAAAAGATTTTATTATTGATATTTTGAATATGCTTAAAAATCCAATTCGGGATGTTATTTTCTATTTGAAATTAGGAGAATCTAAAATTTTTAGAATTTTGAAAGAATTATCACAAAAAAAAAACAATAAATAA
- the tuf gene encoding elongation factor Tu, with protein MAKEKFKREKPHLNIGTTGHVDHGKTTLTAAITKVLSEIGLAEEKSFDAIDNAPEEKARGITINTSHVEYETVKRHYAHVDCPGHADYVKNMITGAAQMDGAILVVAATDGPMPQTREHILLARQVGVPKIVVFMNKVDQVDDPELLELVEMEIRELLSKYEYDGDNIPIVKGSALGALNGEKKWVEKIQDLMKVLDEYIPEPIREMDKPFLMPVEDIFTITGRGTVATGRIECGIINTGDLVEIIGMGENKLSSTVTGVEMFRKILDRGQAGDNVGLLLRGIEKKDIRRGMVIGKPGSVKSHKKFKSEVYILTKEEGGRHTPFHNKYRPQFYLRTTDVTGEIHLSGGVEMVMPGDNVSMEVELHQPVALSENLRFAIREGGKTVGAGQVVQLMD; from the coding sequence ATGGCAAAAGAAAAATTTAAACGGGAAAAACCACATTTAAATATAGGAACAACAGGTCATGTAGATCATGGAAAAACAACTTTGACTGCTGCTATTACTAAAGTTTTATCAGAAATAGGATTAGCAGAAGAAAAAAGTTTTGATGCAATTGATAATGCTCCAGAAGAAAAAGCGAGAGGAATTACGATTAATACTTCTCATGTAGAATATGAAACAGTTAAAAGACATTATGCTCATGTGGATTGTCCTGGGCATGCAGATTATGTTAAAAATATGATAACTGGAGCTGCTCAAATGGATGGGGCTATTTTGGTAGTTGCTGCAACAGATGGACCTATGCCTCAAACAAGAGAACATATTTTGTTAGCACGTCAAGTAGGTGTTCCTAAAATTGTTGTTTTTATGAATAAAGTGGATCAAGTAGATGATCCAGAATTATTGGAATTAGTAGAAATGGAAATCCGGGAATTACTTTCTAAATATGAATATGATGGAGATAATATTCCTATTGTGAAAGGTTCTGCATTAGGCGCTTTGAATGGAGAAAAAAAATGGGTTGAAAAAATACAAGATCTTATGAAGGTTTTAGATGAATATATTCCAGAACCTATTCGTGAAATGGATAAACCATTTTTAATGCCTGTAGAAGATATCTTTACAATAACTGGGAGAGGAACTGTAGCAACAGGACGTATAGAGTGTGGAATTATTAATACAGGAGATTTGGTAGAAATTATAGGAATGGGAGAAAATAAATTATCATCTACAGTAACAGGAGTAGAAATGTTCCGAAAAATTTTAGACAGAGGACAAGCAGGAGATAACGTAGGATTATTATTACGTGGAATAGAAAAAAAAGATATTAGACGTGGAATGGTAATAGGAAAACCAGGATCTGTAAAATCTCATAAGAAATTTAAATCAGAAGTATATATTCTTACAAAAGAAGAAGGAGGGAGACATACTCCTTTTCATAATAAATATAGACCTCAGTTTTATTTAAGAACTACAGATGTCACCGGAGAGATTCATCTCTCAGGGGGGGTAGAAATGGTAATGCCAGGGGATAATGTTTCTATGGAAGTAGAATTACATCAACCTGTTGCATTAAGTGAAAATTTACGTTTTGCTATCCGTGAAGGAGGGAAAACTGTTGGAGCAGGACAAGTTGTTCAACTTATGGATTGA
- a CDS encoding lipoprotein signal peptidase: MKKIVLIICSILLIDQFLKIYIKTHLELGGRVSIFSFFWIFLVENPGMAYGFFLAPGYYGKIFLSISRFLLIFFISIFLYKNMKKKSSNFLIFPTSLILSGAIGNFLDSALYGLLFDTGTICHKTSHKWIPYSGISKINSSFFYGGKGYASFMEGCVVDVFYFPIIDTNIPNWIPFFGGYNFQFFKPVFNFSDFVIFFGFVLLLIFNNKIRNIKIF; the protein is encoded by the coding sequence TTGAAAAAAATTGTTTTAATTATTTGTTCTATTTTATTAATAGATCAATTTTTAAAAATTTATATAAAAACTCATCTTGAGTTGGGAGGTAGAGTTTCTATCTTTTCTTTCTTTTGGATTTTTTTAGTAGAAAATCCTGGAATGGCTTATGGCTTTTTTCTTGCTCCTGGGTATTATGGGAAAATATTTTTAAGTATTTCTCGTTTTTTATTAATATTTTTTATTTCCATTTTTCTTTATAAAAATATGAAAAAAAAATCTTCCAATTTTTTAATTTTTCCCACTAGTTTGATTCTTTCAGGAGCAATAGGAAATTTTTTGGATAGTGCTTTATATGGTTTGTTATTTGATACAGGAACAATCTGTCATAAAACATCTCATAAATGGATTCCTTATTCTGGAATATCTAAGATTAATAGTTCTTTTTTTTATGGAGGAAAAGGTTATGCTTCTTTTATGGAAGGATGTGTCGTTGATGTTTTTTATTTTCCTATAATAGATACTAATATCCCAAATTGGATTCCATTTTTTGGTGGATATAATTTTCAATTTTTTAAACCAGTTTTTAATTTTTCAGATTTTGTGATATTCTTTGGTTTTGTTTTATTGTTAATATTCAATAATAAAATTAGAAATATAAAAATTTTTTGA
- the nusG gene encoding transcription termination/antitermination protein NusG → MSDLERKWYVIKTISGQENKVKSYIENEVRDNGFQEHIGKVLVPIEKVIQMRKGKKIHREKVHYPGYVMVEANLEGEAVHAIKNVPGVITFLSEGKGGSAIPMRTEEVNKMLGKIDQLSEESYENITIPFVVGETIKVIDGPFSGFNGTIEKINEEKRKLELAVLIFGRRTPLELNFTQIEKI, encoded by the coding sequence ATGAGTGATTTGGAAAGAAAATGGTATGTAATTAAAACCATTAGTGGTCAAGAAAATAAAGTAAAATCATATATTGAGAATGAAGTTAGAGATAATGGATTTCAAGAACATATAGGAAAAGTTTTAGTCCCAATAGAAAAAGTAATCCAAATGAGAAAAGGAAAAAAAATACATAGAGAAAAAGTTCACTATCCTGGATATGTTATGGTGGAAGCAAATCTTGAAGGAGAGGCTGTACATGCAATCAAAAATGTACCTGGAGTTATTACTTTTTTAAGTGAAGGAAAAGGAGGTTCTGCTATTCCTATGAGAACGGAAGAAGTAAACAAAATGTTGGGGAAAATAGATCAATTATCAGAAGAAAGTTATGAAAATATAACGATACCTTTCGTAGTAGGAGAAACTATAAAAGTGATAGATGGGCCTTTTAGTGGATTTAACGGAACAATTGAAAAAATTAATGAAGAAAAAAGAAAATTGGAATTAGCTGTTTTGATTTTTGGAAGAAGAACTCCACTTGAACTAAATTTTACGCAGATAGAAAAAATTTGA
- the rplL gene encoding 50S ribosomal protein L7/L12, whose amino-acid sequence MIEKLAEQLVNLTVKQVNELVLLLKKEYGIEPSNIGLETSLDSGKEKKESFSDKEEKNIFNLILKSSGNSKLSVVKLVKEITGKGLKESKELVDHLPNVLKESLDKKEAENLKNKFEEIGAEVELK is encoded by the coding sequence ATGATAGAAAAGTTAGCAGAACAATTGGTCAATCTAACTGTGAAACAAGTTAATGAGTTAGTTCTTCTTTTGAAAAAAGAATATGGGATAGAACCGTCTAATATTGGTTTAGAAACATCATTAGATTCTGGGAAAGAAAAAAAAGAAAGTTTTTCTGATAAAGAAGAAAAAAATATTTTCAATTTAATTTTAAAATCTTCTGGTAATTCTAAGTTATCTGTGGTTAAATTAGTAAAAGAAATTACTGGAAAAGGACTTAAAGAATCGAAAGAATTAGTGGATCATCTTCCAAATGTTCTTAAAGAATCTCTTGACAAAAAAGAAGCAGAAAATTTAAAAAATAAATTTGAAGAAATTGGTGCTGAAGTAGAATTGAAATAA
- a CDS encoding preprotein translocase subunit SecE, whose amino-acid sequence MKVKKFFLEIYDEFFYCMTWPKWIDLQMSTLIVSFFSMFLSIFLYGVDVFFIFFIKKLFSVK is encoded by the coding sequence ATGAAAGTAAAAAAATTTTTTTTGGAAATTTACGATGAATTTTTTTATTGTATGACATGGCCTAAATGGATCGATTTGCAAATGTCTACATTGATTGTGTCGTTTTTTTCTATGTTTTTATCCATATTTTTATATGGAGTGGATGTTTTTTTTATTTTTTTTATAAAAAAATTATTTTCAGTAAAATAA